A single window of Salvia splendens isolate huo1 chromosome 6, SspV2, whole genome shotgun sequence DNA harbors:
- the LOC121806388 gene encoding phytochrome-associated serine/threonine-protein phosphatase 3 — translation MDLDQWIAKVKDSQHLSEDELQLLCEYVKEILIEESNVQPVNSPVTVCGDIHGQFHDLMKLFQTGGHVPDTNYIFMGDFVDRGYNSLEVFTILLLLKARYPANITLLRGNHESRQLTQVYGFYDECQRKYGNANAWRYCTDVFDYLTLSAIIDGTVLCVHGGLSPDVRTIDQIRVIERNGEIPHEGPFCDLMWSDPEDIETWAVSPRGAGWLFGSRVTSEFNHINKLDLVCRAHQLVQEGLKYMFQDKGLVTVWSAPNYCYRCGNVASILSFNENMEREVKFFTETEENNQMRGPRTGVPYFL, via the exons ATGGATTTGGACCAGTGGATAGCAAAGGTGAAAGACAGCCAGCACTTATCCGAAGATGAGCTCCAGCTCCTCTGTGAATAC GTAAAGGAGATACTGATTGAGGAATCAAACGTTCAGCCTGTCAATAGCCCAGTCACAGTATGTGGGGATATTCACGGCCAGTTTCATGATTTAATGAAACTTTTCCAGACCGGGGGTCATGTACCGGATACAAACTACATATTTATG GGAGATTTTGTGGATCGTGGCTACAATAGTCTCGAAGTTTTCACAATTCTTTTACTTCTCAAAGCAAG aTATCCTGCTAACATTACTCTCCTTCGTGGAAATCACGAAAGTAGGCAACTAACACAG GTTTATGGATTTTATGATGAATGCCAGAGGAAATATGGGAATGCAAATGCTTGGCGATATTGCACTGATGTTTTTGACTATCTTACTTTATCTGCGATAATAGATGGGACG GTACTCTGTGTGCATGGTGGCCTATCCCCAGATGTTAGAACTATTGATCAG ATTCGTGTTATTGAACGAAACGGTGAAATCCCCCATGAAGGGCCCTTCTGTGATTTAATGTGGAGTGATCCTGAAGATATTGAGACATGGGCAGTTAGTCCCCGAGGAGCAGGTTGGCTTTTTGGTTCCAGGGTTACTTCTGAG TTCAATCATATTAACAAACTTGATCTGGTATGCCGTGCCCACCAACTTGTCCAAGAAGGTCTGAAATACATGTTTCAAGACAAGGGGCTTGTGACG GTGTGGTCTGCACCAAATTATTGTTACCGATGTGGCAACGTTGCTTCCATTCTGAGCTTCAATGAGAATATG GAAAGGGAAGTGAAGTTCTTCACGGAGACAGAGGAGAATAACCAAATGCGAGGACCCAGAACTGGAGTACCTTATTTCCTTTGA
- the LOC121807420 gene encoding ubiquitin-conjugating enzyme E2 2-like codes for MSTPARKRLMRDFKRLQHDPPAGISGAPYDNNIMLWNAVIFGPDDTPWDGGTFKLTLQFSEDYPNKPPTVRFISRMFHPNIYADGSICLDILQNQWSPIYDVAAILTSIQSLLCDPNPNSPANSEAGRLFSENKREYNRKVREIVEQSWTAD; via the exons ATGTCAACGCCAGCTAGGAAGCGATTGATGAGAGATTTCAAGCGGTTGCAGCATGATCCTCCCGCTGGCATCAGCGGGGCTCCATATGATAATAACATTATGCTCTGGAATGCAGTAATATTTGG CCCAGATGATACTCCTTGGGATGGAG GCACGTTTAAGCTGACTCTTCAGTTCAGTGAGGATTACCCAAATAAGCCCCCAACTGTTCGATTTATATCCCGAATGTTTCATCCCAATA TTTATGCAGATGGAAGCATTTGCTTGGATATTTTGCAAAATCAGTGGAGTCCTATATATGATGTAGCTGCTATACTTACATCTATCCAG TCGTTGCTTTGCGATCCAAATCCAAATTCACCTGCAAACTCTGAAGCTGGAAGGTTGTTTAGTGAGAACAAACGGGAATACAACAGGAAGGTGCGAGAAATTGTTGAACAGAGTTGGACAGCTGACTAA
- the LOC121808506 gene encoding uncharacterized protein LOC121808506: protein MAKGKLILICQSGGEFITKDDGTLTYEGSEANAVNINHETLFDGLKLTLAEMFNLDQNTISIKYFLPGNRRNLITLRNDRDLKRMIDYHGNSVAADIFVNGKDGFDHDAYKIHMSRDSGVKLAETVNHIPGHLAPASPNVSNLKNVACDAKTSPDAAAAADKDAESSSPGQTDTTSPVSSGHCADHDCDYQPQLGANSDNLQSPVGLDMSDSPADTVKKRRRTASWMIDAHDPTGVAASYIDVNRTKQKRNNQGDDILAAIDDLEHSGDIAGVANDLDNSPAVTLPGDGMPENLVDSGKDCITGVGQDFISVREFREALQKYAIAHRFVYKLKKNDSNRASGKCVEEGCSWSILASWVPASQSFRIKKFNKSHTCGGESWKNALPAKRLLVSAIKDKLRDSPHHKPREIAKSISRDLGIQLKYTQVRRGIEGAREQLQGSYKESYNRLPWFCKKVVETNAGSFVKLETNEEKILQRLFVSFLSCVESFQNVCRPILFLNATSLRSKFQESLLTATAVDADDGFFPVAFSIVDSENDDNWHWFLEQLKSAISTSLPLTFVSDREKGLEKSVHEVFENAYHGYSIHHLLESFKRNLKGPFQGEGRGVLPGKLLAAAHAVRPGGFKRITEEIRQISSIAYDWVMHIEPEHWTCLSCKGERYNYIVQNVAEPYGKLMEEIRESTIMQKIEALVYMISQLIDSRQMESSTWATRLTPSKEERIQEAALDAQCLRVFISSDVLFEVHDDSTHVVDIQNWDCTCLEWKASGLPCRHAIAAFSCSGKCVYDFCSQYFTSDSYRSIYSKSINPIPGIRGSPTAEEDGDEKVLPPVPCSPNQLKERSKMDDSDRRTVTCSKCKEPGHNKASCKATL from the exons ATGGCAAAGGGGAAGCTTATACTGATTTGCCAGTCTGGAGGCGAGTTTATAACGAAGGATGATGGCACTTTGACGTATGAAGGGTCAGAGGCGAATGCTGTCAATATCAATCATGAAACCCTGTTCGATGGCCTAAAACTAACGTTAGCTGAAATGTTTAATTTGGATCAGAACACCATTTCTATCAAGTACTTCCTCCCAGGAAATAGGAGAAATCTCATTACATTAAGAAATGACAGAGACCTGAAAAGAATGATTGATTATCATGGGAATTCAGTAGCTGCTGATATCTTTGTTAATGGAAAAGATGGATTTGACCATGATGCGTATAAAATACACATGAGCAG GGACAGTGGTGTGAAACTCGCTGAGACAGTAAACCATATTCCTGGACACTTAGCTCCTGCTTCTCCCAATGTCAGTAACCTAAAAAATGTGGCTTGTGATGCTAAAACTTCACCTGATGCTGCAGCAGCAGCTGATAAGGATGCAGAAAGCTCAAGTCCAGGTCAAACAGATACAACTTCACCTGTGTCTTCTGGACATTGTGCAGACCATGATTGTGATTATCAGCCACAGTTAGGTGCCAATTCTGATAATCTTCAGAGTCCAGTAGGTTTAGACATGAGTGATAGTCCAGCAGATACTGTCAAAAAGAGGAGGCGTACTGCCTCCTGGATGATTGATGCTCATGATCCAACTGGTGTTGCTGCTAGCTATATTGATGTGAACAGGACAAAGCAGAAAAGAAATAACCAAGGAGATGATATTTTAGCTGCCATTGATGACTTGGAACACTCTGGAGATATTGCTGGAGTGGCAAATGATCTTGACAACTCACCTGCAGTCACTTTACCTGGTGATGGTATGCCAGAAAATTTAGTTGATTCGGGGAAAGATTGCATCACTGGTGTAGGGCAGGACTTTATAAGTGTGAGAGAGTTTAGAGAGGCCCTTCAAAAGTATGCTATAGCTCACCGCTTTGTCTACAAGTtgaagaaaaatgactcaaatcGTGCTAGTGGCAAATGTGTTGAGGAAGGCTGTTCATGGAGTATCCTTGCATCTTGGGTTCCTGCTTCTCAGTCATTTAGAATTAAGAAGTTCAATAAATCACATACTTGTGGGGGAGAATCTTGGAAGAATGCCCTTCCAGCAAAGAGGTTGCTGGTAAGTGCTATTAAGGACAAATTGCGAGATTCTCCGCATCACAAACCCCGAGAAATTGCTAAAAGCATTTCTCGAGACTTGGGGATTCAGTTGAAGTATACACAAGTAAGGCGTGGGATAGAGGGTGCCCGGGAGCAACTTCAGGGTTCATATAAAGAATCATACAATCGCTTGCCTTGGTTCTGCAAAAAGGTAGTTGAGACAAATGCTGGTAGTTTTGTCAAGCTGGAGACTAATGAAGAGAAAATACTCCAGCGCCTTTTTGTGTCATTTCTTTCCTGTGTAGAAAGCTTCCAGAATGTTTGCCGTCCCATTCTTTTCCTCAATGCTACTTCTCTAAGATCAAAATTCCAAGAGAGCTTGTTAACAGCTACTGCAGTGGATGCAGATGATGGATTCTTTCCAGTTGCATTTAGCATAGTTGATAGTGAAAATGATGACAATTGGCATTGGTTTCTTGAGCAGCTAAAATCTGCCATATCAACTTCTTTACCCTTGACCTTTGTCTCAGATAGGGAGAAGGGCCTAGAAAAGTCTGTGCATGAGGTATTTGAAAATGCTTACCATGGCTATTCCATTCATCACCTTTTGGAAAGTTTCAAGAGAAACTTGAAGGGTCCATTCCAAGGAGAAGGAAGGGGTGTTTTACCTGGAAAACTTTTGGCTGCTGCACATGCTGTTCGACCAGGTGGTTTCAAAAGAATCACAGAAGAAATCAGGCAGATATCTTCAATTGCTTACGATTGGGTAATGCATATTGAGCCAGAACATTGGACGTGTTTGAGTTGTAAAGGTGAGCGATATAACTATATTGTACAGAATGTAGCAGAACCCTATGGCAAGCTGATGGAAGAAATTAGAGAATCAACTATAATGCAGAAGATAGAAGCACTTGTATACATGATAAGCCAACTAATAGATAGCCGACAAATGGAGTCGAGCACATGGGCCACAAGACTGACTCCATCAAAAGAAGAAAGGATACAAGAAGCAGCTCTTGATGCACAGTGTCTTAGAGTGTTCATCTCCTCAGATGTTCTATTTGAAGTTCATGATGATTCTACACATGTTGTCGATATTCAGAACTGGGACTGCACTTGCCTAGAATGGAAAGCCAGTGGCCTACCCTGTCGGCATGCTATTGCTGCTTTCAGCTGCTCGGGGAAGTGCGTCTACGACTTCTGTTCACAATACTTCACCTCGGATAGTTACCGCTCAATATATTCCAAGTCCATAAATCCTATTCCTGGGATTAGGGGTTCGCCTACAGCAGAAGAAGATGGCGATGAGAAGGTTCTTCCTCCGGTTCCCTGCTCTCCAAATCAATTAAAGGAGCGGAGTAAAATGGATGATTCGGATAGGAGAACAGTGACTTGTTCTAAATGTAAAGAACCTGGACACAACAAGGCTTCATGTAAGGCCACTTTATAG